A genomic segment from Anopheles merus strain MAF unplaced genomic scaffold, AmerM5.1 LNR4000421, whole genome shotgun sequence encodes:
- the LOC121602357 gene encoding uncharacterized protein LOC121602357: MAGRAMKIALAVLGSLLGLCTVLVQGSEVNSETTLTARSDQYYDEMWYRFWTFPVTMAIKAKVVAWLLFITYFSTIMQALVYQRSEPQLPEIYSVPAHGDWG; this comes from the exons ATGGCGGGAAGGGCGATGAAAATAGCACTTGCGGTACTGGGAAGTTTGCTCGGGCTGTGCACCGTACTGGTACAGGGCAGTGAGGTTAATAGTGAAACTACGCTTACCGCACGATCGGATCAGTACTACGATGAGATGT GGTATCGATTCTGGACCTTTCCTGTGACGATGGCCATCAAGGCGAAGGTGGTGGCGTGGCTGTTGTTCATCACGTACTTTAGCACGATCATGCAGGCACTGGTGTACCAGCGATCGGAACCCCAACTGCCGGAAATATATTCCGTGCCGGCCCACGGCGATTGGGGGTAA